Proteins from a genomic interval of Medicago truncatula cultivar Jemalong A17 chromosome 3, MtrunA17r5.0-ANR, whole genome shotgun sequence:
- the LOC11437356 gene encoding mediator of RNA polymerase II transcription subunit 13 isoform X1, with protein sequence MWTNVFKIGSLHQISWFQFLPHEPDLNPLPDKSVKADQKDAAMLVVLSSHLQLQKEGFLSAWTNSFVGPWDPSQGLHNPDEKIKLWLFLPGRHLTVSETAQPALTGLRAVASGLWLAPGDSEEVAAALSQALRNCIERALLGLYYMRFGDVFLKVHQFQSEELLRRGHPAFEFVFAATEEAILIHVIVSSKNIRMLSSGDLEKLLKHSMETTYTLPVIVSPHGIRGNLTGCSSSDLVKQSYFSSSAKFRVSNGIIGLPYHVSQGVGCQLRGQNCFVEVSLGFPRSETDKALQSNKNIRNLLKSPVTGHNDGKGSPDHLSDNEKTFLYPAEAVLVPVFQTSLARSSLRRFWLQNWMGPSLAGSSSFIHCAGNVESTEDPWAEYNGSRTQNSYDSSSNSNSSSISSLSASSSDSDYKTTGPSELEADADSLACRQSMISSADRLGSDAKSGSKRSRTGLVQSLSTTTNIPGQDAYMSDFGSMEVNNSAITRVGNEPTGSYWDWDDNDEENRGMELNMEALLKEFGRGFDDFFVGDELPFGEPPGTAESQALMVYAPDCGDVNSSPVGADVMDVSDQMILPIGFSSFESFNPTSPAVMEECLNKDQDNLNNSMSTGQTNQTQMLYTGEFDHIMKAEAMITFAPEFGAVEAPTSGLSTTLFRSPYFPKFQKAESSNSCSNNYLYGAEPPSSPYIEGSEGKNGMVINTKTCSGKHDTSMTLHSKNYYTFVESRKDMNEKKPVTCIANNIAKSEGIVQPPFSSVGSNVSVKSVLRKMTEDPKDAERFTPLSAKTLLATDVTCAMLQASMCRLRHTLLSSGNNLVPVGLNRSTGVTFSNQLPTDPSTTTDNISGKYEVKKKENIPVRIAGDFDGGMLDGHLNAPVGVWRSVGTSKVVKPSNSPNMEVGPSFSHNSFNEEGILSYAQRKPLQELLDGIALLVQQATSFVDLALDADCGDGPYGLLALQEQWRRGFCCGPSMVHAGCGGTLASSHSLDIAGLELVDPLSSDVHASTVISLLQSDIKTALKSAFTNLEGPLSVTDWCKGRSQLVDPGSMVDGVSAESSISECRDSSEPLSPSQSSVCGSSSFKVSSLTGQDMCNSESEQQPCSRLKPTLIAVPFPSILVGYQDDWLKASANCMQHWEKAPLEPYALQKPIAYHVVCPDIDPLTSAAADFFQQLGTVYEMCKLGTHSPLVLGNQMETESAKLSSCGFVLLDCPQSMKIESSNASLVGSVSDYFLSLSNGWDLTSYLKSLSKALRALNLSSCFSANPTEGSNSSCLVIYVVCPFPDPSAILQTIIESSVAIGSVIQQSDRERRSNLHSQVVKALSGLATVDEASASNIPVLSGFSIPKLVLQIVTVDAIFRVTSPSVSELVILKETAFTVYSKARRISRGISSDSAQLAFSSRSQSVLPQMPSPISGMWKDCGGPRMAGHSLPRDGDIDTSLRPGNWDNSWQPTRSGVLNCDPSRTGDIFLHDEIRYMFEPLFILAEPGSPEHGISVVGSPGSEASKALADDSSGNHVQSTSTSGSVDSASSIDGSGSDQKTHPSLHCCYGWTEDWRWLVCIWTDSRGELLDSNIFPFGGISSRQDTKGLQCLFVQVLQQGCLILQSCDPGLAKPRDFVIARIGGFYELEYLEWQKAIYSVGGSEMKRWPLQLRKSLSDGVSSTSNGSSLQQPDMSLIPERTLPSSPSPLYSPHPKPTGFIKGNLGQSAGRKQMMGGHSTVDNSRGLLHWAQSISFVAVSMDHTLQPVLPADSSSPGYVEGFTPVKSLGSASSAYILIPSPSMRFLPPTALQLPTCLTAESPPLAHLLHSKGSALPLSTGFVVSKTVASMRKDYRSNLKEEWPSVLSVSLIDYYGGSSIPQEKNVRGINKQGGRSLNWEAKDFETETHLVLESLAAELHALSWMTVSPTYLERRTALPFHCDMVLRLRRLLHFADKELSKQSDKS encoded by the exons ATGTGGACCAACGTTTTCAAAATC GGTAGTCTGCATCAGATATCATGGTTTCAGTTTCTCCCTCACGAACCTGATCTGAACCCTCTACCTGACAAAAG TGTAAAAGCGGACCAGAAGGATGCTGCAATGTTAGTGGTGCTTTCATCACATTTGCAACTGCAGAAGGAAGGATTTCTCAGCGCATGGACCAATTCTTTTGTTGGACCGTGGGATCCATCTCAGGGTTTGCATAATCCTG ATGAAAAGATTAAGCTGTGGCTTTTTCTTCCGGGGCGTCATTTAACAGTTTCTGAAACTGCTCAGCCAGCTTTAACTGGATTACGAG CTGTCGCGTCTGGGCTCTGGCTCGCTCCTGGGGATTCAGAAGAAGTTGCAGCCGCTCTCTCTCAGGCTTTAAGGAATTGCATTGAAAG AGCACTGCTTGGGCTTTATTACATGAGATTTGGAGATGTATTCTTGAAGGTCCATCAATTTCAAAGTGAAGAACTGCTCAG GAGAGGACACCCTGCATTTGAGTTTGTTTTTGCTGCAACAGAGGAGGCAATCCTTATACATGTCATAGTATCCTCAAA GAATATCCGGATGCTTTCAAGCGGTGATCTAGAAAAATTATTGAAACATTCTATGGAGACAACATATACGCTTCCAG TGATTGTTTCTCCTCATGGAATACGTGGCAACCTGACTGGTTGTTCATCAAGTGATCTTGTCAAGCAAAGTTATTTCAG CAGTTCTGCCAAATTTAGGGTGTCAAATGGAATTATAGGTCTCCCGTATCATGTTTCCCAGGGTGTTGGTTGCCAGCTGAGGGGGCAgaattgttttgttgaagtaaGCCTTGGCTTCCCTAGATCTGAAACTGACAAGGCATTGcagtcaaacaaaaatattaggaATTTACTCAAATCTCCTGTCACGGGACACAATGATGGCAAGGGATCACCAGATCATTTATCAGATAATGAGAAAACATTTCTCTATCCAGCTGAGGCAGTGCTTGTACCCGTTTTTCAAACGTCGTTAGCTAGGTCATCTTTGAGAAG ATTTTGGCTGCAGAATTGGATGGGTCCATCCCTGGCTGGTTCCTCATCCTTTATTCACTG TGCGGGTAATGTGGAATCTACTGAAGATCCTTGGGCTGAATACAATGGATCCCGAACTCAAAATAGTTATGATAGTAGTAGCAATAGCAACAGTAGCAGTATCAGTAGCTTAAGTGCCAGCTCTAGTGATAGTGATTACAAGACTACAGGACCAAGTGAACTAGAGGCAGATGCTGATTCTTTAGCGTGTAGACAGTCTATGATATCATCCGCTGATCGGTTGGGAAGTGATGCCAAATCG GGCTCCAAGCGTTCTCGAACAGGATTGGTACAGTCATTAAGTACGACTACAAATATTCCTGGGCAAGATGCGTACATGTCTGATTTTGGTTCCATGGAAGTTAACAATTCAGCCATTACAAGAGTAGGGAATGAGCCAACTGGGTCTTACTGGGACTGGGATGATAATGATGAGGAGAATAGAGGCATGGAATTGAATATGGAAGCTCTTTTAAAAGAGTTTGGTCGTGGTTTTGATGACTTCTTCGTTGGTGATGAATTGCCTTTTGGAGAG CCCCCAGGAACTGCTGAATCTCAGGCACTTATGGTGTATGCCCCTGATTGTGGTGATGTTAACAGCAGTCCAGTTGGTGCCGATGTGATGGATGTTTCAGATCAAATGATTTTGCCTATTGGGTTTTCTTCCTTTGAGAGCTTTAATCCAACTTCTCCGGCAGTCATGGAGGAATGTCTTAACAAAGATCAAGATAACTTGAATAACTCCATGTCAACGGGTCAAactaatcaaactcaaatgtTGTATACAGGGGAGTTTGATCATATAATGAAAGCTGAAGCAATGATCACATTCGCTCCTGAATTTGGAGCTGTTGAGGCCCCTACTAGTGGGTTATCCACAACATTATTCAGAAGCCCATATTTTCCAAAGTTTCAAAAGGCCGAGAGTTCAAATTCTTGTTCAAACAATTACTTGTATGGTGCAGAGCCACCCTCTTCTCCGTATATCGAAGGATCAGAGGGGAAGAATGGAATGGTCATCAATACAAAAACATGTTCTGGAAAACATGATACAAGTATGACTCTCCactcaaaaaattattatacttTTGTGGAGAGTAGGAAAGACATGAATGAGAAAAAACCAGTCACTTGTATTGCTAACAACATTGCTAAATCTGAGGGGATAGTGCAACCTCCATTCTCTAGCGTTGGTTCTAATGTCTCTGTCAAGTCCGTTTTAAGGAAGATGACTGAAGACCCAAAGGACGCAGAGCGTTTCACTCCTCTATCTGCAAAAACTTTATTAGCAACTGATGTTACCTGTGCTATGTTGCAAGCTTCCATGTGTAGGTTACGACACACACTCTTATCTTCTGGTAACAACCTCGTTCCTGTTGGTTTGAATAGGTCCACTGGGGTTACATTTTCTAATCAGCTTCCAACTGATCCAAGTACCACCACAGACAACATATCTGGCAAGTACGAggtgaaaaagaaagagaatataCCGGTCAGGATTGCAGGTGATTTTGATGGAGGAATGCTTGATGGACACCTCAATGCACCTGTTGGTGTTTGGCGCTCTGTAGGAACTTCAAAAGTTGTAAAACCTTCCAATTCACCAAACATGGAAGTTGGTCCTTCCTTTTCCCATAATTCATTCAATGAAGAAGGAATCCTTTCTTATGCTCAAAGAAAACCACTTCAGGAGCTTCTTGATGGGATTGCATTGCTTGTCCAACAGGCTACTTCCTTTGTTGATCTGGCCTTGGATGCGGATTGTGGTGATGGTCCTTATGGTTTGCTTGCGTTGCAAGAACAGTGGAGGCGTGGGTTTTGTTGTGGGCCTTCAATGGTCCATGCTGGTTGTGGGGGAACTCTTGCCTCTTCTCATTCCCTGGACATTGCTGGCTTGGAGTTAGTGGATCCACTTTCTTCTGAT GTTCATGCATCTACTGTGATCAGTTTGTTGCAATCTGACATAAAAACAGCTTTAAAGTCGGCATTCACGAATTTGGAGGGGCCCTTATCTGTGACTGATTGGTGCAAAGGACGCAGCCAATTAGTTGATCCTGGAAGCATGGTTGATGGAGTTTCTGCTGAATCCAGCATTAGTGAATGTAGGGATTCTTCAGAACCATTGAGTCCATCACAATCATCCGTTTGTGGATCATCCAGTTTTAAAG TTTCAAGCCTGACTGGTCAAGATATGTGCAATTCAGAATCAGAGCAGCAGCCGTGTTCCCGTCTAAAACCTACCCTCATCGCTGTTCCATTTCCTTCTATACTTGTGGG GTATCAGGATGATTGGCTCAAGGCATCGGCAAACTGTATGCAGCATTGGGAAAAGGCTCCTCTAGAACCTTATGCTCTGCAGAAACCT ATTGCATATCACGTTGTATGTCCTGATATCGATCCCCTTACTTCTGCTGCTGCTGATTTTTTTCAACAACTAGGAACAG TCTACGAGATGTGCAAGCTAGGTACTCATTCACCTCTGGTCTTGGGGAATCAGATGGAGACGGAGTCTGCGAAGCTGTCATCTTGTGGTTTTGTTTTACTTGATTGTCCTCAATCAATGAAAATTGAGAGCAGCAATGCATCTCTTGTTGGTTCCgtaagtgattattttttatcCTTATCGAATGGTTGGGACCTGACTAGTTATCTCAAGTCTCTTTCGAAGGCGCTGAGAGCTTTAAACCTGAGCTCTTGTTTTTCTGCAAACCCTACCGAAGGAAGTAACAGTTCATGTTTG GTAATCTATGTGGTGTGCCCGTTTCCTGATCCTTCTGCAATTTTGCAAACTATTATTGAATCATCTGTTGCCATTGGATCGGTTATCCAACAGTCAGATAGAGAGAGGAGATCTAACTTGCATAGTCAGGTTGTAAAGGCATTGAGTGGTTTGGCAACTGTTGATGAAGCTTCAGCATCTAATATCCCTGTGCTTTCTGGGTTTAGTATTCCTAAATTGGTCTTGCAAATAGTTACAGTCGATGCCATTTTTAGAGTCACAAGTCCATCAGTGAGTGAGCTTGTCATTTTAAAAGAGACTGCCTTTACTGTGTACAGCAAGGCTCGTCGCATTTCACGTGGCATCTCCAGTGATTCCGCTCAATTGGCATTTTCTAGTAGATCTCAGTCTGTTTTGCCACAAATGCCCTCTCCCATCTCTGGGATGTGGAAAGACTGCGGTGGTCCTCGGATGGCAGGACATTCTCTTCCAAGAGATGGTGACATTGATACTAGCTTGAGACCTGGTAATTGGGATAATTCTTGGCAACCGACGAGGTCTGGGGTTCTGAACTGCGATCCAAGTAGAACCGGGGATATTTTTCTTCATGATGAAATTCGCTACATGTTTGAACCTCTTTTTATTCTTGCTGAACCAGGTTCTCCAGAACATGGTATTTCAGTTGTAGGTAGCCCCGGTTCAGAAGCTTCCAAGGCATTGGCAGATGACAGTAGTGGTAACCATGTGCAGAGTACAAGTACATCTGGGAGTGTGGATTCTGCTTCAAGCATTGATGGATCTGGGTCTGACCAAAAGACTCATCCAAGCTTACATTGTTGCTATGGATGGACAGAGGACTGGCGTTGGCTTGTATGCATCTGGACAGATTCAAGGGGAGAGTTGCTTGACTCTAATATTTTCCCCTTTGGTGGAATAAGCAGTAGGCAGGATACAAAAGGTCTGCAGTGCCTTTTTGTTCAAGTTCTCCAGCAAGGTTGTCTGATACTTCAATCTTGTGATCCCGGCCTTGCAAAGCCTCGAGATTTTGTGATAGCACGCATTGGAGGTTTCTATGAGCTTGAGTACCTTG AGTGGCAGAAAGCTATTTATTCAGTTGGTGGATCTGAGATGAAGAGATGGCCCCTGCAACTCCGCAAGTCTCTGTCTGATGGGGTGTCCTCAACTAGTAATGGTTCTTCTTTGCAACAACCAGATATGAGTTTGATTCCAGAAAGAACTCTTCCTTCCTCCCCTAGTCCTTTGTACAGCCCTCATCCCAAACCAACTGGTTTTATAAAAGGTAATTTAGGGCAATCTGCTGGAAGAAAACAGATGATGGGTGGACATTCCACGGTTGACAATTCAAGGGGTTTACTTCATTGGGCACAAAGCATTAGTTTTGTTGCAGTTTCAATGGACCATACGCTACAACCAGTTCTCCCAGCTGATTCATCATCTCCTG GTTATGTAGAAGGTTTCACTCCAGTGAAGTCTCTTGGTTCTGCATCTTCTGCATATATCCTAATTCCTTCTCCCAGCATGCGGTTCCTTCCTCCAACAGCACTTCAACTCCCCACATGCCTCACTGCCGAGTCTCCACCTCTAGCTCATTTGCTTCACAGCAAGGGTTCTGCTCTTCCGCTCTCCACAGGATTTGTGGTTTCAAAAACAGTTGCTTCAATGAGGAAGGACTATAGAAGCAACCTGAAAGAAGAATGGCCTTCAGTACTTTCAGTGAGCCTCATTGATTATTATGGTGGTTCTAGTATCCCACAAGAGAAGAATGTTCGTGGAATTAACAAGCAAGGTGGTAGATCTTTGAACTGGGAAGCTAAAGATTTTGAAACTGAGACACACTTGGTTCTGGAGTCCCTTGCCGCAGAGCTTCATGCCTTGTCATGGATGACAGTCAGCCCCACATACCTAGAACGACGAACAGCACTTCCTTTCCATTGTGACATGGTTCTGAGACTAAGACGACTTCTTCACTTTGCCGACAAAGAGCTTTCCAAGCAGTCAGACAAATCTtga